From Actinoplanes oblitus, a single genomic window includes:
- a CDS encoding mycothiol transferase: MTIEFPSPTRPAGSTAEVFAGYLSYFRETLLAKVSALPEGERRTSRLPSGWTPLELVKHLRYVELRWIEWGFEGVAFDDPWGDRNVDRWYVAPEESFTELAEALRAQGEHTAQVLATTDLSAVGQPGPRWEGAAPPTLERICFHLVQEYARHVGHLDIVAELAAGAVGE, translated from the coding sequence ATGACGATCGAGTTCCCCTCGCCGACCCGTCCCGCCGGCAGCACCGCCGAGGTCTTCGCGGGTTACCTGTCGTACTTCCGTGAGACGCTGCTCGCCAAGGTGTCAGCGCTCCCCGAGGGGGAGCGCCGGACCAGCCGGCTCCCTTCCGGTTGGACGCCGCTCGAGCTGGTCAAACATCTTCGGTACGTCGAACTGCGCTGGATCGAGTGGGGATTCGAGGGCGTGGCATTCGACGACCCGTGGGGTGACCGCAACGTCGACCGCTGGTACGTGGCGCCGGAGGAGAGTTTCACCGAGCTGGCCGAGGCGCTGCGCGCGCAGGGCGAGCACACCGCACAGGTGCTCGCCACGACCGACCTGAGCGCGGTCGGGCAGCCCGGCCCGCGCTGGGAGGGCGCCGCGCCGCCGACCCTGGAGCGGATCTGCTTCCACCTGGTCCAGGAGTACGCCCGGCACGTCGGGCACCTGGACATCGTCGCCGAGCTGGCGGCCGGGGCGGTCGGCGAGTAG
- a CDS encoding DUF1990 family protein translates to MTYSEVGRTRGGPLPDGYRHLRYRTRIGTGPRVFAAAGEAVLTFRMHRATGAGVRAGARRAEPGVRLTIGLGPVTAPCEVVWVAQEERKIGFGYGTLPGHPARGEEAFVVERDTRDRVWFTVTAFSRPAGTLMRLAGPVAVLFQQLYARRCGQVLRRLGTVSR, encoded by the coding sequence GTGACGTACTCCGAAGTCGGCCGGACCCGCGGCGGACCGCTCCCGGACGGCTATCGGCATCTGCGCTATCGGACCCGCATCGGCACCGGTCCGCGGGTGTTCGCCGCCGCCGGCGAGGCGGTTCTCACCTTCCGGATGCACCGCGCCACCGGAGCGGGCGTCCGAGCCGGTGCGCGGCGGGCCGAGCCCGGCGTCCGGCTGACCATCGGCCTCGGTCCGGTCACCGCCCCGTGTGAGGTGGTCTGGGTCGCCCAGGAGGAGCGGAAGATCGGTTTTGGGTACGGAACGCTGCCCGGTCACCCGGCGCGCGGCGAGGAGGCGTTCGTCGTGGAACGCGACACGCGCGACCGGGTGTGGTTCACGGTCACCGCGTTCAGCCGCCCGGCCGGCACCCTGATGCGCCTGGCCGGCCCGGTGGCGGTGCTGTTCCAGCAGCTCTACGCCCGTCGGTGCGGTCAGGTGCTGCGACGTCTGGGTACCGTGAGCCGGTGA
- a CDS encoding DedA family protein: MTATLGALAWLFAVVCFGAIIPIVPTGAAVSGATALAFHEGRPVTMTFVVAAGAAGAYAGDLVMYAMCRFGGEQLARRLRWLRDEEHLAAVKDRLKARQVPVLLVSRLIPGGRVPVLLAAAFAGISWDTFVVANLPACALWSVVYAAIGLAGGSIFPRPWQGVLAAVVVILVVNQTVTWWNKRRETSST, translated from the coding sequence GTGACCGCCACGCTGGGCGCGCTGGCCTGGCTGTTCGCCGTGGTGTGCTTCGGGGCGATCATTCCGATCGTGCCGACCGGGGCGGCGGTCAGCGGCGCCACCGCGCTGGCCTTCCACGAGGGCCGGCCGGTGACCATGACGTTCGTGGTGGCGGCCGGCGCGGCCGGCGCCTACGCCGGCGACCTGGTGATGTACGCGATGTGCCGGTTCGGCGGCGAGCAGCTCGCCCGCCGGCTGCGCTGGCTGCGCGACGAGGAACACCTGGCAGCGGTGAAGGACCGGCTGAAGGCCAGGCAGGTCCCGGTGCTGCTGGTCTCCCGGCTGATCCCGGGCGGCCGGGTGCCGGTGCTGCTCGCGGCGGCCTTCGCCGGGATCTCCTGGGACACCTTCGTGGTGGCCAACCTGCCGGCCTGCGCCCTGTGGTCGGTGGTGTACGCGGCGATCGGCCTGGCCGGCGGCTCGATCTTCCCGCGGCCCTGGCAGGGCGTGCTCGCCGCGGTGGTCGTCATCCTGGTGGTGAACCAGACGGTGACCTGGTGGAACAAGCGCCGCGAGACGTCTAGTACCTGA
- a CDS encoding YihY/virulence factor BrkB family protein: protein MSSTQPVPETRTMAGDELSADDAYLALRHYGRWPLLRDAFIRFRYGDGFSHSRAFALQLCLAIVPFLIALSGLATDLGAEKGGQVVADTVIAMTPGASEPLVRELLEDDDRTEEAGEVALTLGLITGVIALVTAMAQVERGANRIYGVERDRPALHKYLRALVLALCAGLPALFGFLLLVAGRAAGESAERHFDIPGGVRVAWDVLRWPLSLALIVFAVGALFRHAPRRKQPALSWLLFGAVVATVLWWMASLLLAGYIRVSGSFGATYGPLTAIMALLLWANLTGIAFFLGLAFAAQLEARRVGAKPAQPDQWEPAPDVPAQRATGVPSESTG, encoded by the coding sequence TTGAGCAGCACCCAGCCGGTCCCGGAGACCCGGACCATGGCCGGCGACGAGCTCTCCGCCGACGACGCCTACCTGGCGCTGCGCCACTACGGCCGCTGGCCGCTGCTGCGGGACGCGTTCATCCGATTCCGGTACGGCGACGGGTTCAGCCACTCGCGCGCCTTCGCACTGCAACTGTGCCTGGCCATCGTCCCGTTCCTGATCGCCCTCTCCGGCCTGGCCACCGACCTGGGCGCGGAGAAGGGCGGCCAGGTGGTCGCGGACACCGTGATCGCGATGACCCCGGGCGCCAGCGAGCCGCTGGTCCGTGAGCTGCTCGAGGACGACGACCGGACCGAGGAGGCCGGCGAGGTCGCGCTGACCCTCGGTCTGATCACCGGCGTGATCGCGCTGGTCACCGCGATGGCCCAGGTGGAGCGCGGGGCGAACCGGATCTACGGGGTGGAGCGGGACCGACCGGCGCTGCACAAGTACCTGCGCGCCCTGGTCCTCGCGCTCTGCGCCGGCCTGCCCGCCCTGTTCGGCTTCCTGTTGCTGGTCGCCGGCCGGGCCGCCGGCGAGTCCGCGGAGCGACATTTCGACATACCCGGCGGGGTCCGGGTGGCCTGGGACGTGCTGCGCTGGCCGCTGAGCCTGGCGCTGATCGTGTTCGCTGTCGGCGCGCTGTTCCGGCACGCGCCGCGGCGCAAGCAGCCGGCGCTGTCCTGGCTGCTGTTCGGCGCGGTGGTGGCGACAGTGCTCTGGTGGATGGCCAGCCTGCTGCTGGCCGGGTACATCCGGGTGAGCGGGAGCTTCGGCGCCACCTACGGCCCGCTCACCGCGATCATGGCGCTGCTGCTCTGGGCGAACCTGACCGGGATCGCGTTCTTCCTGGGCCTGGCGTTCGCCGCGCAGCTGGAGGCGCGACGGGTCGGCGCCAAGCCGGCCCAGCCCGACCAGTGGGAGCCGGCGCCGGACGTGCCCGCGCAGCGCGCCACCGGTGTACCCAGCGAGTCGACGGGGTAA
- a CDS encoding GNAT family N-acetyltransferase, with translation MTALLVHAAGPDDSATVVRLITESWHAPILVVHGVTYDAADLPALLAERDGEIAGLLTYHVDGDALEIVSLNAFTSGAGVGTALLDAATGVARERGLARIWVVTTNDNLDALRFYQRRGLRITAVAPGAVDAARAIKPSIPLVGEHGIPLRDELTLEMPVA, from the coding sequence ATGACCGCATTGCTAGTGCATGCCGCCGGCCCGGACGACAGCGCGACGGTGGTCCGGCTGATCACCGAGTCATGGCACGCGCCGATCCTGGTGGTGCACGGCGTCACCTATGACGCGGCCGATCTGCCGGCGCTGCTCGCCGAACGGGACGGCGAGATCGCCGGCCTGCTCACCTATCACGTCGACGGTGACGCCCTGGAGATCGTCTCGCTCAACGCGTTCACGTCCGGGGCCGGCGTCGGCACCGCCCTGCTCGACGCCGCCACCGGGGTCGCCCGGGAGCGGGGCCTGGCCCGGATCTGGGTGGTCACCACCAACGACAACCTGGACGCGCTCCGCTTCTACCAGCGGCGCGGCCTGCGGATCACGGCGGTCGCGCCGGGCGCCGTGGACGCCGCGCGGGCGATCAAGCCGTCGATTCCGCTGGTCGGCGAGCACGGCATCCCGCTGCGCGACGAGTTGACGCTGGAGATGCCCGTCGCATGA
- a CDS encoding phosphatase PAP2 family protein, translating into MPTAPDDNRAAPDDSRAASDDNRVVERAGWAPVRHFAERSVLGLIAVIAVGLGFAALLLLVRFHWSPLQSLDHAVADGLNHQVAGSSAAVKVLQQISSFGGRVFMIGLVAVVVAILLIRRRPRLALYLIVTGAGALVLDPSLKALVGRLRPVVEEPVAHAPGNSFPSGHALGSMIVYGMLALVLLPGVRPRWRPWFLALVAGIVLLIGFSRIALGVHFLSDVVAGWLLGIAWISTTAYAFRVWRREAGHPADHLMHDGLEPEAAQDLRPAPAEGPVLPHPWAKAAEILVGWVLTFGLLYLFGYGVTRWNPSWDDGVPRWLQTFRTPALDDLSWWWSKAGDTHAILAISLVFCPLALALWRQWRPVLFLALTMVGELTLFLTSAAAVDRPRPGVEQLDGHMPTSSFPSGHIAATICLWTAIAIIVMARVRQPWRWIFPVLAVLMPLGVALSRMYRGMHHPTDVLGAMLLTAAWLTVLWWTVRPNARAVTATEAALENRQMVVA; encoded by the coding sequence GTGCCTACCGCCCCGGATGACAACCGGGCCGCCCCGGATGACAGCCGGGCCGCCTCGGATGACAACCGGGTCGTCGAGCGGGCCGGCTGGGCGCCGGTCCGGCACTTCGCCGAACGCAGCGTGCTCGGCCTGATCGCGGTGATCGCGGTCGGCCTCGGGTTCGCCGCGCTCCTGCTGCTGGTCCGGTTCCACTGGTCGCCGCTGCAGAGCCTGGACCACGCGGTCGCCGACGGCCTGAACCATCAGGTCGCCGGCTCCTCCGCGGCGGTGAAGGTGCTGCAGCAGATCTCCTCGTTCGGCGGCCGGGTCTTCATGATCGGGCTGGTCGCGGTGGTCGTCGCGATCCTGCTGATCCGGCGGCGGCCACGGCTGGCGCTCTACCTGATCGTCACCGGCGCCGGCGCGCTGGTCCTGGACCCGTCGCTGAAGGCGCTGGTCGGGCGGCTGCGGCCGGTGGTCGAGGAACCCGTCGCGCACGCTCCCGGCAACAGCTTCCCGAGCGGGCACGCGCTCGGCTCGATGATCGTCTACGGGATGCTCGCGCTGGTGCTGCTGCCCGGCGTCCGGCCCCGGTGGCGGCCCTGGTTCCTGGCCCTGGTCGCCGGGATCGTGCTGCTGATCGGGTTCAGCCGGATCGCGCTCGGCGTGCACTTCCTCTCCGACGTGGTCGCCGGGTGGCTGCTCGGGATCGCGTGGATCAGCACGACGGCGTACGCGTTCCGGGTCTGGCGCCGGGAGGCCGGTCACCCGGCCGACCACCTGATGCACGACGGCCTGGAGCCGGAGGCCGCCCAGGACCTGCGGCCGGCGCCCGCCGAGGGACCGGTGCTGCCGCACCCGTGGGCCAAGGCGGCGGAGATCCTGGTCGGCTGGGTGCTCACCTTCGGGCTGCTCTACCTCTTCGGGTACGGCGTGACCCGGTGGAACCCGAGCTGGGACGACGGGGTGCCGCGCTGGCTGCAGACCTTCCGTACCCCGGCGCTGGACGACCTGAGCTGGTGGTGGAGCAAGGCCGGCGACACACACGCCATCCTGGCCATCTCGCTGGTCTTCTGCCCGCTGGCGCTGGCCCTCTGGCGGCAGTGGCGGCCGGTGCTGTTCCTGGCCCTCACCATGGTCGGCGAGCTGACCCTGTTCCTGACCAGCGCGGCGGCGGTGGACCGGCCGCGGCCCGGGGTCGAGCAGCTGGACGGGCACATGCCGACGTCGTCGTTCCCCTCCGGGCACATCGCCGCCACCATCTGCCTGTGGACCGCCATCGCGATCATCGTGATGGCCCGGGTCCGGCAGCCGTGGCGCTGGATCTTCCCGGTGCTCGCCGTGCTGATGCCGCTCGGGGTGGCGCTGTCCCGGATGTACCGCGGGATGCACCACCCGACCGACGTGCTCGGCGCGATGCTGCTCACCGCGGCGTGGCTGACCGTGCTGTGGTGGACGGTACGGCCCAACGCCCGGGCCGTGACCGCCACCGAGGCGGCCCTGGAGAACCGGCAGATGGTGGTCGCCTGA
- a CDS encoding diacylglycerol/lipid kinase family protein codes for MTGPRSAVVVNPAKVADPDQLRRTLRTSLTKAGWPEPAWYETTPEDPGRGQAKKAVADGAELVFACGGDGTVTAVVTALTGTDVALAVLPAGTGNLLAANLGLGTDPAAGLQVVLEGGRRRIDVGTIDDQCFVVMAGMGFDAMMLQDTSEKAKKHIGWPAYLVGAAKHLLDRPMRVRIRLDGGPPIPRRPQAVIVGNVGRLQGGVRLLSKAQPDDGKLDVAILSPNNLMHWAALAWAVASRRKRVPRMETFTASRVEIYSNRAQPRQLDGDLIAPGKAMKISVRHKALLLCVPQPDADPDLAYDAAAVAKRAKRR; via the coding sequence GTGACAGGACCCCGCTCCGCCGTTGTGGTGAACCCCGCCAAAGTGGCCGATCCGGATCAGCTTCGCCGCACCCTGCGCACCAGCCTGACCAAGGCCGGGTGGCCGGAGCCCGCGTGGTATGAGACGACCCCCGAGGACCCGGGCCGTGGCCAGGCCAAGAAGGCCGTGGCCGATGGCGCCGAGCTGGTCTTCGCGTGCGGTGGCGACGGCACCGTGACGGCCGTGGTGACCGCCCTGACCGGCACCGACGTGGCGCTCGCCGTGCTGCCGGCCGGCACCGGCAACCTGCTCGCGGCAAACCTCGGGCTGGGCACCGACCCGGCCGCCGGGCTGCAGGTGGTGCTGGAGGGCGGCCGCCGCCGGATCGACGTCGGCACCATCGACGACCAGTGCTTCGTGGTGATGGCCGGGATGGGCTTCGACGCGATGATGCTGCAGGACACCTCGGAGAAGGCGAAAAAGCACATCGGCTGGCCGGCCTACCTGGTCGGGGCGGCGAAGCACCTGCTGGACCGGCCGATGCGGGTGCGGATCCGGCTGGACGGCGGCCCGCCGATCCCGCGCCGGCCGCAGGCGGTGATCGTCGGAAATGTCGGCCGGCTGCAGGGCGGCGTGCGGCTGCTCAGCAAGGCGCAGCCGGACGACGGGAAACTGGACGTCGCCATCCTCAGCCCGAACAACCTGATGCACTGGGCGGCACTGGCCTGGGCGGTGGCGAGCCGGCGCAAGCGGGTGCCGCGGATGGAGACGTTCACCGCCTCCCGGGTGGAGATCTACAGCAACCGCGCGCAGCCCCGGCAGCTCGACGGTGACCTCATCGCGCCGGGAAAGGCCATGAAGATCTCGGTACGCCACAAGGCCCTGCTGCTGTGCGTCCCGCAGCCGGACGCCGACCCCGACCTGGCCTACGACGCCGCCGCTGTGGCGAAGCGGGCGAAACGCCGTTGA
- a CDS encoding serine hydrolase: MRRTPNWIVIMAAVVVLGGAGLVFKGLIGSQGETATFLTGNATSASPAGPSPEELARAERAKRVKALDAALTKYAATVPGFAVAVLDKRTGDRYAFHGDRKFRTASVVKVQVLACLLLTRQDAGRKLTADEDAKAKLMIRNSDNDATTALFTSLGKQSAIQRCDKRLGLKHTVVNSAWGLTETTVTDQVKLLSQLVADDSPISAKGRAYARTLMSTVNPAQQWGVPAAAKAGEEFTVKNGWLARPGTSDLWIVNSVGRITGDDVDVSIAVLSHGHQTQEAGEAVIEKAVKLTRSHLRY; this comes from the coding sequence GTGCGACGTACCCCGAACTGGATCGTGATCATGGCCGCCGTGGTCGTGCTGGGAGGTGCCGGCCTGGTGTTCAAAGGGCTGATCGGCAGTCAGGGTGAGACTGCCACCTTCCTCACCGGGAACGCGACCAGCGCGTCACCGGCCGGGCCCAGCCCCGAGGAGCTCGCCAGGGCCGAGCGGGCCAAGCGGGTCAAGGCACTGGACGCCGCGCTGACGAAGTACGCCGCCACCGTCCCCGGGTTCGCCGTCGCGGTGCTCGACAAGCGGACCGGTGACCGCTACGCGTTCCACGGCGACCGGAAGTTCCGGACCGCCAGCGTGGTCAAGGTGCAGGTGCTCGCCTGCCTGCTGCTGACCAGGCAGGACGCCGGCCGCAAGCTGACCGCGGACGAGGACGCCAAGGCGAAACTGATGATCCGCAACAGCGACAACGACGCCACCACCGCCCTGTTCACCAGCCTCGGCAAGCAGTCGGCGATCCAGCGCTGCGACAAGCGGCTCGGGCTGAAGCACACGGTGGTGAACAGCGCCTGGGGCCTCACCGAGACCACCGTCACCGACCAGGTGAAACTGCTGTCCCAGCTGGTCGCCGACGACAGTCCGATCTCGGCCAAGGGCCGGGCCTACGCGCGCACCCTGATGAGCACCGTCAACCCGGCGCAGCAGTGGGGAGTCCCTGCCGCGGCCAAGGCGGGCGAGGAGTTCACCGTGAAGAACGGGTGGCTGGCCCGCCCCGGCACCAGCGACCTGTGGATCGTCAACTCGGTCGGCCGGATCACCGGTGACGACGTGGACGTCTCCATCGCGGTGCTCTCGCACGGCCACCAGACCCAGGAGGCCGGCGAGGCCGTGATCGAGAAAGCGGTCAAGCTGACCCGCTCCCACCTCAGGTACTAG
- a CDS encoding endonuclease/exonuclease/phosphatase family protein, with product MRFMTWNIKTGGVDRGRRIRLPAIAEVIAAEKPDVLTLQELRDFHRHDGRRMADLAGAVGMTAHLARSGFGMPVAVLVREPLRITHTASVTWRLHHAAAVAVVDTGSVPLTVISTHLDPFWPYRRMREARWLAARYVTGSHVVLAGDLNGLDPAGDHTEALASQPSMFRKRHLFPDGRVDSRALAAFGSAGLVDLWGPAGSGDGRTVPTTQGGGREFGGMRLDYVLATPAVAEKAHDMRVLRGGPTEHASDHYPVRVDLDL from the coding sequence ATGCGCTTCATGACCTGGAACATCAAGACCGGCGGAGTGGACCGCGGCCGGCGGATCCGGCTGCCGGCCATCGCCGAGGTGATCGCCGCGGAGAAGCCGGACGTGCTCACCCTCCAGGAACTGCGCGACTTCCACCGGCACGACGGGCGCCGGATGGCCGACCTGGCCGGGGCGGTCGGGATGACCGCGCACCTGGCCCGGTCCGGGTTCGGGATGCCGGTCGCGGTACTGGTCCGCGAACCGCTGCGGATCACCCACACGGCGAGCGTGACCTGGCGCCTGCACCACGCCGCCGCGGTCGCCGTGGTGGACACCGGGTCGGTGCCACTCACCGTGATCAGCACCCACCTGGACCCGTTCTGGCCGTACCGCCGGATGCGCGAGGCCCGCTGGCTGGCCGCCCGCTACGTGACCGGCTCGCACGTGGTGCTGGCCGGCGACCTGAACGGGCTCGACCCGGCCGGCGACCACACCGAGGCACTGGCCAGCCAGCCGTCGATGTTCCGCAAGCGGCACCTGTTCCCGGACGGCCGGGTGGACAGCCGGGCGCTGGCCGCCTTCGGCTCGGCGGGCCTGGTCGACCTGTGGGGCCCGGCCGGCTCGGGCGACGGCCGCACCGTCCCGACCACGCAGGGCGGTGGCCGCGAGTTCGGCGGCATGCGCCTCGACTACGTCCTGGCCACCCCGGCCGTGGCGGAAAAAGCGCACGACATGCGTGTCCTTCGGGGCGGCCCGACCGAACACGCCTCCGATCATTATCCGGTCCGGGTCGACCTCGACCTCTGA
- a CDS encoding S1 family peptidase produces MLNPKLRRPIVGLAVGILVGSAFVATSPASAAPALGDASFAPSALASKLDDQLGSRDAGSYLDASGKLVVNVTDATTAAEVVKAGATPRYVARSGATLAAADASLKVNLKTPGTAFAVDPVTNQVVVSVDQSVTGAKLAAVKATVAKLGDTARIESIPGKISTRISGGDAIYTGGARCSLGFNVRNSAGTYYFLTAGHCTNIGSTWTNGSSTLGTRAGTSFPGNDYGIVRYTNTTITKSGAVGSQDITSAGTPAVGATVYRRGSTTGIHSGRVTALNSTVNYAEGTVSGLIRTTVCAEPGDSGGSLYSGTTALGLTSGGSGNCSSGGVTYFQPVVEPLSVYGVSVY; encoded by the coding sequence GTGCTCAACCCGAAGCTTCGCCGACCGATCGTCGGCCTGGCGGTCGGCATCCTCGTGGGCAGCGCCTTCGTCGCGACGTCACCCGCCTCGGCTGCCCCGGCCCTGGGCGACGCGTCCTTCGCGCCGTCCGCCCTTGCCAGCAAGCTGGACGATCAGCTCGGCTCCCGTGACGCCGGCTCCTACCTCGACGCCTCCGGCAAACTGGTGGTCAACGTCACCGACGCGACCACCGCAGCCGAGGTCGTCAAGGCCGGCGCCACCCCGCGCTACGTGGCTCGCAGCGGCGCCACCCTCGCCGCCGCCGACGCGAGCCTCAAGGTCAACCTGAAGACGCCCGGCACCGCCTTCGCCGTCGACCCGGTCACCAACCAGGTCGTGGTCAGCGTCGACCAGAGCGTCACCGGCGCCAAGCTGGCCGCGGTCAAGGCCACCGTCGCCAAGCTCGGCGACACCGCCCGGATCGAGAGCATCCCCGGCAAGATCAGCACTCGGATCTCCGGCGGTGACGCCATCTACACCGGCGGCGCCCGCTGCTCGCTCGGCTTCAACGTGCGCAACAGCGCCGGCACGTACTACTTCCTCACCGCCGGCCACTGCACGAACATCGGTTCGACCTGGACGAACGGCTCCAGCACGCTCGGCACCCGGGCCGGCACGAGCTTCCCGGGCAACGACTACGGCATCGTCCGCTACACCAACACGACGATCACCAAGAGCGGCGCTGTCGGTTCGCAGGACATCACCTCCGCCGGCACCCCGGCGGTCGGCGCCACCGTCTACCGGCGCGGTTCCACCACCGGCATCCACTCCGGCCGGGTCACCGCGCTGAACAGCACCGTCAACTACGCCGAGGGCACGGTCTCCGGCCTGATCCGCACCACCGTCTGCGCCGAACCGGGCGACAGCGGCGGATCGCTCTACTCCGGCACCACGGCGCTCGGCCTCACCTCGGGCGGCAGCGGTAACTGCTCGTCCGGCGGCGTCACGTACTTCCAGCCGGTCGTCGAGCCGCTGAGCGTTTACGGCGTCTCGGTCTACTGA
- a CDS encoding MBL fold metallo-hydrolase yields MSTTSVTWWGHSTIWLADSGATLLTDPVLTDRLAHLRRLAGPSPRLPGAPDAVLLSHLHADHFHVASLKAVPGEPLLVVPRGAAAFTAKVLGASVAARCVEMAPGDEIAIGAVRVRAVPARHDGGRGPWSRERATAIGYVVEGESRTWYAGDTGLFDQMAGLGPLDLALIPVGGWGPTLGAHGHLDARDAAEALHRVKASWAVPVHYGTLWPIGMARIRRHMFDAPGVRFAEHAARTSPETRVRVLAHGETLTLGPAA; encoded by the coding sequence GTGAGCACGACATCGGTCACCTGGTGGGGACACAGCACGATCTGGCTCGCCGACTCGGGCGCCACCCTGCTCACCGACCCGGTGCTCACCGACCGGCTGGCGCACCTGCGCCGGCTGGCCGGCCCGTCGCCCCGGCTGCCCGGCGCGCCGGACGCGGTGCTCCTCTCTCACCTGCACGCCGACCACTTCCACGTGGCGTCGCTGAAGGCCGTGCCCGGTGAGCCGCTGCTGGTCGTGCCGCGCGGCGCTGCCGCCTTCACCGCCAAGGTGCTGGGCGCGTCGGTGGCCGCGCGGTGCGTCGAGATGGCCCCCGGCGACGAGATCGCGATCGGCGCGGTCCGGGTGCGTGCCGTGCCGGCCCGGCACGACGGCGGCCGCGGCCCGTGGTCGCGGGAGCGGGCCACCGCGATCGGCTACGTGGTCGAGGGCGAGTCCCGGACCTGGTATGCCGGGGACACCGGCCTGTTCGACCAGATGGCCGGGCTGGGCCCGCTGGATCTCGCGCTGATCCCGGTCGGCGGCTGGGGTCCCACCCTCGGCGCGCACGGTCACCTGGACGCCCGGGACGCCGCCGAGGCGCTGCACCGGGTGAAGGCGTCCTGGGCAGTGCCGGTGCACTACGGCACACTCTGGCCGATCGGGATGGCCCGGATCCGCCGGCACATGTTCGACGCGCCGGGCGTCCGGTTCGCCGAGCACGCGGCGCGGACCTCGCCGGAGACCCGGGTGCGGGTGCTGGCACACGGCGAGACGCTGACCCTCGGGCCGGCCGCGTGA
- a CDS encoding ammonium transporter yields MTAQLNSGDTAWLLVSAALVLLMIPGLALFYGGMVRIKSTLNMLMMTFACLAVVSVIWVAYGYSLAFGPDAGGGLIGDLSLAGMTGIGPDALTGSSPTLVFAAFQMMFAIITAALLSGAIADRAKFSTWVIFVAIWVTLVYAPIAHWVFSPHGWIAAHLHILDLAGGTVVEINSGASGLALAIVLGQRLGFRSEPMRPHSLPLVVLGAGLLWFGWFGFNAGSALAANGSAGLAFFNTQVSGAAGIAGWLVVERLRDGHATTLGAASGAVAGLVAITPACGAVNPLCALLIGVAAGALCGYVVGLKQRLGLDDSLDVAGVHGVGGFLGTILIGLLATATATGGPRGLLFGGGLTLFGHQAAAAVTVALFSFAATWLIATALHRTIGFRVTREHEHGGLDLALHGESAYDLGVTGAHSAHPRSATVPAHPSSAK; encoded by the coding sequence GTGACCGCACAACTGAACTCCGGGGACACCGCCTGGCTGCTGGTCAGCGCCGCCCTGGTGCTGCTGATGATTCCGGGCCTGGCGCTGTTCTACGGCGGCATGGTGCGGATCAAGAGCACCCTCAACATGCTGATGATGACGTTCGCCTGCCTGGCGGTGGTCAGCGTCATCTGGGTGGCCTACGGCTATTCGCTGGCCTTCGGCCCGGACGCCGGCGGCGGCCTGATCGGTGACCTGAGCCTGGCCGGGATGACCGGGATCGGTCCGGACGCGCTCACCGGCTCCTCGCCGACCCTGGTCTTCGCGGCGTTCCAGATGATGTTCGCGATCATCACGGCCGCCCTGCTCAGCGGCGCGATCGCGGACCGCGCCAAGTTCAGCACCTGGGTGATCTTCGTGGCGATCTGGGTGACCCTGGTCTACGCGCCGATCGCCCACTGGGTGTTCAGCCCGCACGGCTGGATCGCCGCACACCTGCACATCCTGGACCTGGCCGGCGGCACGGTCGTCGAGATCAACTCCGGGGCGTCGGGCCTGGCGCTCGCGATCGTTCTCGGCCAGCGGCTCGGCTTCCGCTCGGAGCCGATGCGCCCGCACAGCCTGCCGCTCGTGGTCCTCGGCGCCGGCCTGCTGTGGTTCGGCTGGTTCGGTTTCAACGCCGGCTCGGCGCTCGCCGCGAACGGCTCGGCAGGCCTCGCGTTCTTCAACACCCAGGTGTCCGGCGCCGCCGGAATCGCCGGCTGGCTGGTGGTCGAACGCCTGCGTGACGGCCACGCCACCACCCTGGGCGCCGCCTCCGGCGCGGTCGCAGGCCTGGTCGCGATCACCCCCGCGTGCGGCGCGGTCAACCCGCTCTGCGCCCTGCTGATCGGTGTGGCCGCCGGCGCCCTGTGCGGCTACGTGGTCGGCCTCAAACAGCGCCTCGGCCTCGACGACTCGCTCGACGTGGCCGGCGTGCACGGCGTCGGCGGCTTCCTCGGCACGATCCTCATCGGTCTGCTGGCGACCGCCACGGCCACCGGCGGCCCGCGCGGCCTGCTCTTCGGCGGCGGCCTCACCCTCTTCGGCCACCAGGCCGCCGCGGCGGTCACCGTGGCCCTGTTCTCCTTCGCCGCCACCTGGCTGATCGCCACCGCCTTGCACCGCACCATCGGCTTCCGCGTCACCCGCGAACACGAACACGGCGGCCTCGACCTGGCCCTGCACGGCGAATCCGCCTACGACCTGGGCGTCACCGGCGCCCACAGCGCCCACCCCAGATCCGCGACCGTTCCGGCCCATCCGTCCAGCGCGAAGTAG